The proteins below come from a single Natranaerofaba carboxydovora genomic window:
- a CDS encoding acetyl-CoA C-acetyltransferase: protein MAELQETVIVEGARTPFGAFGGGLSGLAAPELGAAALEEAAKRAGIDKEKVENVIMGQVVQAGTGQIPSRQATLKAGFSEKVPSDTLNKVCAAGLRAVNYADVMIKAGEAEIVMAGGMENMSKAPYLMESARFGQRMGHTKFIDGMINDGLWCPVHDVHMGVHGSKVPRDEYGIDRDSQDKWALRSHEKAVEAMEKGYISEEIVPVEVKGKKGKVETVEKDECPRPDTNLEKLAKLPPAFEKDGTVTPGNAPPISDGASALVLMSKKKADELGLKPIAKIVSQGMASEKPPYISTVPALAANKAFEKTNLKTDDIDLIEVNEAFASVALTSIEIGKWDPEKVNVNGGAVALGHPIGASGGRILLTLLYEMQRRDVELGLATICSGAAQGEATIVQRI, encoded by the coding sequence ATGGCTGAGTTACAAGAGACAGTTATTGTCGAAGGTGCTAGGACTCCTTTTGGTGCCTTTGGTGGTGGGCTTTCTGGACTAGCGGCACCTGAACTTGGTGCGGCGGCCCTTGAAGAAGCTGCTAAAAGGGCTGGAATCGACAAAGAAAAAGTTGAAAATGTAATAATGGGTCAGGTTGTCCAGGCAGGAACGGGACAGATTCCGTCAAGACAGGCTACATTGAAAGCAGGTTTCTCAGAAAAAGTTCCTTCTGATACTCTAAACAAAGTCTGTGCTGCCGGTCTTAGAGCTGTTAACTACGCAGATGTAATGATTAAAGCCGGGGAAGCTGAGATAGTTATGGCAGGTGGCATGGAAAACATGAGTAAGGCACCTTACTTGATGGAGTCAGCCAGATTTGGTCAAAGAATGGGTCATACAAAGTTTATTGACGGAATGATAAACGATGGGTTATGGTGCCCTGTGCACGATGTTCATATGGGAGTACACGGTAGCAAAGTCCCAAGAGATGAATACGGCATAGATAGAGACTCCCAGGACAAATGGGCTCTTAGAAGTCATGAAAAAGCTGTAGAAGCTATGGAAAAAGGATATATATCTGAGGAAATAGTCCCGGTTGAAGTAAAAGGTAAAAAAGGTAAGGTTGAAACAGTAGAAAAAGATGAATGCCCAAGGCCTGATACTAACCTAGAAAAATTAGCTAAGCTGCCTCCTGCTTTTGAAAAAGATGGGACAGTCACCCCGGGGAATGCCCCTCCGATAAGTGACGGAGCATCAGCTCTTGTATTGATGAGCAAAAAGAAAGCAGATGAGCTTGGTTTGAAACCTATAGCTAAAATAGTATCACAGGGTATGGCATCAGAAAAACCACCTTATATATCTACAGTTCCAGCACTTGCGGCAAACAAAGCTTTTGAGAAGACAAACCTTAAGACAGATGACATAGATTTAATTGAAGTTAATGAAGCCTTTGCTTCTGTTGCCCTTACTAGTATCGAGATTGGCAAATGGGATCCTGAAAAAGTAAATGTAAATGGTGGGGCAGTAGCCCTTGGACATCCTATCGGTGCAAGTGGAGGAAGGATCTTATTAACTCTTCTATATGAGATGCAAAGAAGAGATGTAGAATTAGGTCTTGCTACAATTTGCAGTGGTGCTGCTCAGGGTGAAGCAACAATAGTACAGAGAATTTAA